A genome region from Mycobacterium florentinum includes the following:
- a CDS encoding CGNR zinc finger domain-containing protein produces MSTWPASHRFDLATAPGGLGFVHDFLNTVHEPDLLADTALARDWLADAVGTWAELRGLPAEPPAVTDADLPKLRALRASIARLVRGEADAGPGTATISASFAMSETGEVRLEPVGSGWRWLASALWGEILLSQQAGTWRRLKQCHNHPCESTFYDRSKNNSGVWCNVKTCGNVANLRASRARRRERERAAQDDRLSPAPGAGAAAPEPN; encoded by the coding sequence ATGTCTACATGGCCTGCGTCACACCGCTTCGATCTCGCGACGGCGCCCGGCGGTCTGGGGTTTGTGCACGATTTCCTGAACACGGTCCATGAGCCCGACCTGCTCGCCGACACCGCGCTCGCGCGGGACTGGTTGGCCGACGCGGTGGGGACGTGGGCGGAGCTGCGCGGCCTTCCCGCCGAGCCGCCCGCCGTGACGGACGCGGACCTACCAAAACTTCGCGCCTTGCGCGCCTCGATCGCGCGGCTGGTGCGCGGAGAAGCGGACGCCGGGCCGGGTACGGCGACGATTTCCGCGTCGTTCGCGATGTCCGAGACGGGCGAGGTCCGGCTGGAGCCCGTCGGCAGTGGCTGGCGCTGGCTGGCCTCGGCGCTCTGGGGGGAGATCTTGCTCAGCCAGCAGGCGGGAACCTGGCGACGACTGAAGCAATGCCACAACCACCCGTGTGAGTCGACCTTTTACGACCGCTCGAAGAACAACAGTGGCGTCTGGTGCAACGTGAAGACGTGCGGCAATGTCGCCAACCTGCGGGCCTCGCGGGCGCGCCGGCGTGAACGTGAGCGCGCCGCGCAGGACGACCGGCTCAGCCCAGCGCCGGGAGCAGGCGCAGCAGCACCCGAGCCGAACTGA
- a CDS encoding 5'-methylthioadenosine/adenosylhomocysteine nucleosidase: protein MAVTIGVICAIPQEWAYLRSVLSGAQREQIAQTTFDTGELDAYRVVLAAAGMGKVNTGLVATLLADRFHCHTIVFTGVAGGLDPRLHIGDIVIADRVVQHDFGIIEDERLAPYQPGHVPFINPTDRFGYPVEPELLDRVKHRLEGFTLPALAAAAGGTGTPPRISYGTVLTGDQYLHCESSRTRLHDELGGLAIEMEGGALAQVCEAFGIPWLVIRALSDLAGTDSGVDFNLFVEEVAISSARVLLRLLPALG, encoded by the coding sequence ATCGCGGTGACGATCGGCGTCATTTGTGCAATCCCGCAAGAGTGGGCGTATCTGCGCAGCGTTCTGTCGGGAGCCCAGCGCGAACAGATCGCGCAGACCACCTTCGATACCGGCGAACTCGACGCATACCGGGTGGTGCTGGCCGCGGCCGGCATGGGCAAGGTGAACACGGGGCTGGTGGCAACGTTGCTGGCCGACCGATTTCATTGCCACACAATCGTTTTCACCGGAGTGGCGGGCGGACTGGATCCGCGGTTGCACATCGGTGACATCGTGATCGCCGACCGGGTCGTGCAGCACGACTTCGGGATCATCGAGGACGAGCGGTTGGCGCCCTATCAGCCGGGGCATGTCCCGTTCATCAACCCGACCGACCGCTTCGGCTACCCGGTCGAACCCGAACTGCTCGATCGCGTCAAACACCGTCTCGAGGGATTCACCTTGCCGGCGCTGGCCGCGGCGGCGGGCGGCACCGGCACGCCGCCGCGGATCAGCTACGGCACCGTCCTGACCGGCGATCAGTATCTGCACTGCGAATCCAGCCGCACCCGGTTGCACGACGAACTCGGCGGCCTGGCCATCGAAATGGAGGGCGGCGCGCTGGCCCAGGTCTGCGAGGCATTCGGGATTCCCTGGCTGGTGATCCGCGCGCTATCCGACCTGGCCGGCACCGACTCCGGCGTCGATTTCAACCTCTTCGTCGAGGAGGTCGCGATCAGTTCGGCTCGGGTGCTGCTGCGCCTGCTCCCGGCGCTGGGCTGA